From Struthio camelus isolate bStrCam1 chromosome 8, bStrCam1.hap1, whole genome shotgun sequence:
GTGTGCAGTGACCGTACAGAGGTAACGTGCCTGTCGTCATGCAGTCACTAGCGGAATAGGCAGCTTTTAACAGATTTTGAAATGCAGCTATTTATCGTAGATCTAAAAGCAAGCTAGTGTATCTTGTTGAACAGTTGGCTTAGGGCTTGCGTTTTCATGATAGTGTCTTGGGGAGGTTCCCAAATTTTTCTGTAGATGGGTTGCATTTTAAGAGTGAATCACTTCCCTCTGTTCACAAATTTCTGAAGCAAATTCAGCAATTGTTTCCATGGCAGTTTTATTGGAAACCAGTATTTTGGCCGTTTTTTAATACAACTTTGAAGTAAAAAGTAATACGTAGCACCATGTGACCAGTGAACAACCCCATGCAGTAACCATAGTATGGGGACAAAAGAACAAGATCGTTCAGCTGGATAAACTGTCTGACCATTGTTTCTTTTACAGTAGtaagtggaaaaagttaactttgCTGACAGGTTAGTCTGATTTATTCAGCAGGCAACTCCATCAAGTTTTATACCACTCTGTCCCAGATGGAAAGAAAACTCTGTAGCTGGTGTTAGCTACTGTCACCAAAGCAACTGGGAGTTTTGTAGTATCCATAAAAAAGTCATGTACATAGAAAGTGAGATGTAGCCCTAAAGTGCATGCCGCAAGTTATGTGCGTGCATAATGAGTGTGATGCTGCATGTGGTGTGGTACCACAACTGATTTAAGCTGGTCTAGGACTGAGCTGCTGAAAGAGATGgttcctttttctcccttgctCTGTGTTTCTTCTTGCACTGGTACTAGTGGCTGTATGGCTGTGAAATGAGTCATGTCAGCAAGGGCTCTTGCCTTTTTCTTGCTGTTCACGTTTTGCTGTGCAAGTCTGTTAACTAAATGGCTCAGACTTTTTAGTTCCTTGACTGCTTAAGCCAAAGTTTGTGGAAGAGATGATCAGCTTTTGGCTGTCGTTTTCCCTTAGGATAGAGAGATGAAAGTCTTTGATTAAGATTTTTAGCTAATATCGTCAAACTTTGAAAGAGACGGTGTGGAAatggaggaataaaaaaaatgagtAATTCATGCCTGATGTCCAGTTATGATTTCCAGTCAAACTCATGTCCCTTGAACTTACTGACTTGTTCTTTTGACTACAGGTACTCTATCCCTCCAGAACATGGGAAACGACTGGAGAGACTTGCCAAAGGTACTGTTGCAGTTGTTTTATGTCCTAACCCTTGTGGAAGGTGAGATGGACAGCCACAACGGGTGTCAGCTCTCTTAGAGTATGACATGCCTGTGACATTTCTAAGAGCACAGGCTGTCGTGACTGCACTgattatttaccttttttaattTATGTGGGATTACTTTTGAGTACTTGCTTATATTGCGCACACTACAGATCTGTGTAACCTTTAATGAGAAAATCCTTAACTATTGATTGTCAGAACTGGAAGGATATACCCAAAGAAAAAGTTGTCTGTGTGCGCTCTTTCTTATGCTCTTTTAAACTGGCATCTGTTAAAGACAAGTCTGCGTGAGTTGCCCTTTTTTTTGGGAACCATTTTTCTTCAGCGTGCAAGCTAGTGCATTTCATATGAGGTGGTCCATACTTTTAGGCCAAGGGAAAAATACTGTTTAgacagtaactttaaaaaaaaaaaaaattgacgaATGAATTCAGTTCACAGCAGACCAGTAACATCTCTCCTTGCCTTTATTTTAAACAGGTTTCTTTCCAGGAAGCGCCCAGAGCTGTGAAGCTTTTCTCCGTCACAAGATGACCCTGATCTCTCCATCAATTCTGAAGAAATATGGCATCCCATTTGATAAGGTGTGGGAAAGTATTCATATTTATACCAGCTCAGGCAAGACATTCATGCCAACCCTGTCCCATCTCTAACAGCAGCCAATAGCAAATACTTAGAGTGGAGAATAGCAGCAGGGAGAGCATATGGAACTACTTTCCCACTATCCTTTCCGTTTACCCGGCAACTGGGTGCTGAAAGAGTTTCTGAGACAGAAAAATCTAGCaataactattaaaaacaaaggctctctcttctgtctttttttttttttttctggaaactgtGCAACCTCACGTGTCAGATAATTTCACTGCTTAACTGTGTACAGTGTGaagagagatcatcttttgttCCAGAGTTGTCCACTGCTAATTTCATTTGTTGTGATCTGCTTCCTCAAGAGAAAGTATGACTTGTTCCCTGTTTACCTTTTCATGGTGTTCATAAGTTTATAGATTTGTCTTCTACTGTCTCGGTTGATTTCCTTGTTCTCCCACCACGCGCAGTGCAAAGTCTTACTCTGAGTCCTCCATCGGAAGTGCTGTTACATATGTTGGAGTGGCGGAAGGGTTGCGTGAACCCTTGTTAGTTGTTGGGGAAAGGTTGTTGAGGAGCAGTGGAAGGCTGACTAAGAGTTATACTTGAATATGAGcagcaaaagagaacaaaaggaagTTTTCAAGATATATATGGATAGAAGCTGTACTTGGCTGTAGACACTGTTCCCCGAAACCTGCAACAAATACAGATGAGTATCTGATAATTGATTTATGACCTTCAGATAGCTCGTCAAGGAATACTTCCTATGTATAACTACTTTTGTGCTATTTCAAAcgctttttttgtgttttagtaGAAACTATGTAGGAGTGTTGTTTTCCAGCAAACAGATATGTACCTCAAGAAAGAGAATAGTGAAGATAAATATCGACTCTCTCCAGTGTAGCAAGTAACTCCAGATGCTATCTATGGAAGGGATTTCACATACGTTGCATGAGGGGTGTAGAAGCTCCCTTTATGCAGACCCGCCAAGTAGGCTGTTCAGCTGTGAATAACAATGCAGTGTTACAATTGTTTTCTAGGTGACGCAGGAGGCAGGAGAATTCATGATAACTTTTCCTTATAGTTATCATGCTGGCTTTAATCATGGATTTAACTGTGCTGAATCTACCAACTTTGCTACTCTTCGGTGGATAGAGTATGGGAAGCAGTCCGTACTGGTAAGCAGTCTGTCACCCATCTGTTGTGTGCAAATAACCTGAATGCAGGTGCTCTTCGCTCTTAATGCTCTGCTGCTCATTAAGCCCCTCGTGTTTGTTTTAGGGCTCTGTCAGCTCAGTGCTATATCCATGTAAGACGTGATGTTCGCTTTCTAATATGGTAGCGAAGTCCACTCAGCCTCCTGTTCGTGTCTTTGTGTTGACTGTGGATAGCATATAATGTGTTTTGTCGTTGTGTAGATCAAGAGAGATTTAGGCTAAGagttcagagaaaaacaaaagataaattaTTATCATCTTTCCAAAGATGAAAGGCTGTGTTTGTGGCCGGGGCTAATCAGAATTTTGTGCCTGGTGTTTAAACAATTACTTCTAGGCTAAACAGTCAATAAATATGTCTTAATTTATCAAAATGGGTATGTTGGGCCAGCCTTTAGACTGGATAGTGTTACGTCTCTGTAAAGGTGCCTCATTAACAGGAGTCATGTTTTCAGAAGTTCGTGTTGGAGTGAATACTGTCAAACACAAATGGTAGCCATGCTCAGACAAGAGGAACCTCTGCTGCTCTGGGTTGGCCCGGAGTTTATATGGTTTTGACGTCCTCATTTTAACCTCCTGTTTTTTCTGGCTGTTGATGCATGAGCTCATGGATTTTTAAGGTTGTCAGCTTCTACCAGCAAATCTGTTAATAGGGCTTGCTGTCTTAGTTAGTGTGATACGTTCTGGTTTGCTGTTTCGTAGTTTTTGCTGACTTTTCTGACCAGTTTTTAGTGAGTAACTTAAGACAAGTCCTTTTGACTTCCTGGGGCATGCTCTGGAGAGTTTTGAGGCTTAAATACATGCATGAATTTGTGTGgtggtgttgggttttttttgtgttttttttttttttttcctccagttcagcTACTGGAAGCAAAGTATTGTAGGAACGCAGAATAAAATTGCTGAGTGTATGGCCTTACTTGAGTATGTTGTGTGACTGCAGTGCTCATGTCGAAAGGACATGGTGAAGATCTCCATGGACGTGTTTGTACGAAAATACCAGCCAGATCGCTACAAGCTTTGGAAAGCTGGGAAGGATGTGACTGTCATTGACCACACTCTTCCAACACCGGAGGCAGCAGAATTCCTTAAAGGAGATCTCATCCAAAAAGTCAAGAATGGGAAACAGTGTGCTGAGGAAATGGAAACTGGGGAAACATGTAAAGAGGAGGTGGACGAGGATGAGACAAAAAGGTAGTGCTGTACATagttctctctgcctttctctcagATTATGAGAAATTGCATCCTGCTGCAATTGAATGTTTTCCAGACCCAAAAAATTGAATGTTTTCTGTTCCATAGCAGAGTTAGCAGTAGTCTGTTTCTGGGGAGTGGGGTTTACCCTTTATTGTTTTTTACTGTTTGGATCCAAATGATGATGGTGTGGTGGCAAACAGGAAAAGCACTGACTTGGAAGGTCATAGTTCTTCATCTTTGGACAGCTGTCCAAAGCCTGGATTGGAAATATACACCATGGTACTGGGAGGCCGGAAGAAACGGGCAGTGTATTAGGATCCTGAGAAGGACTTGCTAGCAAATTCCCTTAGTATCAGTGCTGGAAATTGCTATGCTGGTGTGCCCTTCCTGGTCGCTGGAGACTGTGACAGGGTCGTCATTTTATTTTTGCCGTTAAATACTTTTCAGGCAGTGTCAGCCACTATTCCTAAAgctttttttgggaggtgggggggagaacGTCTGGCTAGAACATAGGCCTATAACACATAATTAACAGATGTTGAGGAGTCATCCCTAAGGATGACTGATTTTGCTTCTATaaaagcaaagaagcaacttCAGAATAATTTGGAAACTGTTTGGCTTGCCAGATGCTGACTCTTAAGATGTTGTGACCCAAACTGGGCTGAATTTTGTGTGTCCACAAATGCAACCAACAAACTTCAGGTGTTTGGTAATCTCATACAGATTTGTCTTCTGCAGTGTGCCCAAGCATCGTATAGGAACCAAAAGGCATAGAGTCTGTCTGGAAGTGCCTCAAGAGGTGAGTGAGAGTGAGGCCTTCCCCAAAGAGGAGCTGAGCTCTGTGCAGTATGAAGTGGATGTGGCAGAGCCTCCTGTGAGACCTACCAGCGGACTTGTGCAGCCAGGTGAACAAGGACTCAAACTTCCAGGTAGCTGTGTATCAAGCTTTGTCTTGGTGTGGGAGGACAGTGCGTTACTGTTCAGGGAGAGAAGCTGCTAGAGCTGAATCTGGGTCACATTCTCAAAAGTTACAATGCCCAAAAAAGCGGTCACTGGTTTGGTGAGCAGTTCAGAAACTGGCTGTTATGAGTCTAAGACATCTTAATTTTGCAAGACCAGAGAGTCACTCGAGAAAGTTTTTAGGTTCTTCCCCTGTGGTTAAATGTATGTGACGCTTCTGCCAGCACTTTGTGTGAATGAGATGGCCACAGTTTGTCTGAGCTGTTGGCTTTTTGTGGCGTATGTGTGCCTGCCTCCCAGTGATGACAACCCTTATTAAAAAACGTCAGGGAAGAGCAAAGGTGTAGGCAACGATCCTGTAGCTGCTTGAATGACTGACTGACTGCGTGGGTCAGTGGGGTGTTGCCTTGCAGCTGGTTTAAAAGAAACAGGAAGTTTTGTTTGAGACTTGCTTTTAAAATGGTTGTTTCtagcttttgatttttctctttctcttcttatttTGGCTGCTTGCAAACAGAAGTATAGTGGATACCTCAGTAGTCAAGGCCTCTATAGATCACTGTTTTGTGATGTACAATTTCTAAACAAAGGTCACAACTGTTTAGTAAAGTATATACAAATTTCTGGCTGGTGTGCTTTGCAGATGTTTTCTTTGCAATGTGTATTAATTTGTAGGCCAGAGGAAAAGTAACGTGGCCGTACTGGGTCAGTTACCTTCTACCTTGACCATGATTGAGGTGCTTGTGGAACAATACAAGAACAGGGCAAGCTCGTTTGATGCCTCCCTCTAGTATAGTGTTCTCCAAACTTCTGCAACTTATATTTAATAATCCTCTGTTGATTTCTCTTCTGTTAAGTCTCCCTTGAACCCTGGTGACCTCTTACCCACAGCGTCATGCAGCCAGAAGTTTCAGTTGAGCTATACCGTGTAAAGAATcatctctttttgtttattttgaatccACCTTCTACTAGTTTTGTGTAATACCCCCTGGTTCTTGTACTGGAACGTGCAAAGAAGAGGCACTTTCTGTTCGCTCCCTCCAAACCACCCGTGATTTTATAGTGTTTGAATTAATGATCTTCTCTCTACCTGACTTTGTGTCACGTTTCTTTTGTGCTTAGTAGTCGTCTTCCCTGTTTGGCTTCATGCCAGCAGGTGCAGGCGGTTCTCTGTGCTGCCTAGACTTTAATAACAGTCAGTATATCCTTTCTTCTAGATCGTGTGGACTCATCAGCCAAATTTGAAGAACTGAAAACAGTGAagcttgaggaggaagaagaggaagagcaagaagCAGCTGCATTAGATCTCTCTATTTCACATGCTTCAAACTCCACTTCAGTTCTGCCAGCTTCGAAGCTGAGTTCAACTTCCAGTGTTCAGCCCAGCTCACCAGCGTATTCTGGTTCTTCAGACTGCGAATCCACTGATCTGTTGCCAAAAAGAACTCTTCCGGGGCCAGCTGGGGTGCTTACTGTCCATAGCTATGCTAAAGGAGATGCCAGTGGATCTGACAGCGAACAGACTTCAGGAAAGAAAGCCAGTGCTACAGCCAGTGTGAATGAACAAGAACTGGCAGAGGTATGAATGTCAGGTGTACTGAAAGCTTAAGGGCTGTGTTGCGTGGTCTTGGATTTGCTGTGACAAAACTTCCTATCTGTGCAGGTTACATTTTCATTCTATTGGTATTTGCGTAGCAAGTCACTTAGTAATTAATACTATTATTaattaatactattttttaatACCTACAGATCAATGTAACATTCAATTGGAATGTTTTAGGAACTAATGGTGTTTTGAGTAATGCTTCCCTGAGTGCTACAAAGGGACAGAAGTAAAGTTAAATGCATGGACACACTACCTTCTCTTCACCTCACCTCTTACTTCAGCCCAACAGTTTTGATAATTGTGCAGACTGATAGGTAATGTCTTGAGCATTGTAGGATGAAATGGTTTCGCAAGTCGTTTCTCTTGAGTGATCACCTACTGCTTAATGCAGCGTACTAACCGCTATCTTTTAAAGCTTTTgctgaacaaaaaaattaaggtgaaagtcttgctctctttcctcttctagGGAAACAGAGATCCCTTGTTCTGAGAACTTCTCTaaataattttactgttttaagGGAAAAGGCTGTCTCAGTTGGTTTTACAATGGTAGCGTTACAGGCTGATCCAGCTCCTTTTATGATAATAGATACCTGTTTGCCCCCACGATGAATCTGGTCCACTTCAACCTTTGTTACAGGCCCGTGAATATACGTtagagcttttctttctctgtaacatTGCATGCatctgcctgtgtgtgtgttttttaaaacaaatgatgaAACACAAAAATTTTGCTGGGAAAATGTAAATCTGAATGTTTGAAAGCTGCCAGTGAATGTTTTGCTAGGAAAACCCGATTAGGAGAAGGTTATACTAGTTAAAATCTTATCTGTTGCTGCTGTCTTTTCAAGtaattttgcttccctttttaaTTATGCATTGAAGTGGTGGGAGGCTAATAATGGTTGTATTCTCAAAATTCAGGAAGAACAGCGgcagaacagcagagaagcaaacCCGGTGATAATTAAACTAAAACTGAGAAAGAGTTCTCATGTGTACATAAATTAAAGAAATTCCATTGCTGGTGTTGGTCTATTATTGGATACTCAATGCAGGGAAAAGCAGAATTGCTGAATAAGAGTAATTGGTGTTTGTGTGCAGTATGTTTCACAAAAAAATTTCCATCAGATGATAACTAGGAATACTAATTGCCTTTTGAATAAAAGCACTTCTGTTTCTGAGAAGTCTTGTAGCCAACTGCTGTGTAGGAGATCTGAGATGATTGTTAGGCTCTCTTTGCCTTGCTGTGTGAAAAGCAAAGGGGAGACTTAAAAAGatgaatttaattttaagatttgCTTCTGCTTGTAGAGGAATCACAGATTCAAAACATGAGCTTCTACTGTTACTAGCCTCTTAAAAATGATTGCCTTTATTGCCTTTCTTGTCAGGTTAGCAGTAGTTTTATCAGTGTGTCATTTATTTTTGCCCAAGACTAAGGGAAGAGGAAATTACTTTACTATTGCGGTCTCCTCCTTCCAGTGTGTCTGGAAGGACATCAACACAAATAATAAACAGATGGAGTGGAAGTTTTCTTCCGTATAAAACAAGCCTATTCAGCTCAAGATGTCTGAGCGGGCTCTGGAATTCTTTTTCTAATTTGGGATCTCATTTTACCAGAATGCTTGAGACTTCTTATCATAGCTCTTCTAAGTTGAAATGTtcaacttgtcttttttttttttttttttgtcttttacacCATTCTTATGTAAACAGACTTGCATAAAAAGCTACACAGGGCCTTGTGCAAAGTCCATTTCTAAATGGCTGAACTGAGCTAGTACAGAATTGAACAACGAAAATACGCTGTTTAGTTTTGCtacctcttttctctttgcaaagcaATGCaagtaattcttttaaaaaattggtTGCATTTAGGTTTCTCTAAGGTCAAAGTAAGTTTTTTAAGAAGGTCAAAAGGACGTGTGCTGATATGACTGCTGAATTGCTTATCCTCGTCCAGGTAGCGAAGGAGTACATAAGATCGATGAAGGAGAGTAAAAAGTCCAAGGGCCGTCGCCAACCATTGAGCAAGCTTCCACGCCATCACCCGCTCTTGGTTAAAGACTGCATTAGTGACGATGGTAAGTGTTGTACGCTTCGGGAAACTGTTAAGAGCCTCCCCTTGTGTAGACAGTGTGGGGTATTCCATGTAAGTAGCTGGCAGTAAGTGGCAGTCATTTAGGTAAGTAACACCTGTACAGCCCAGACAACGTTATTGCTTCATTTTTGCGTTTGCATACTTAAACTGTTCTCTCTAAGGGTgtcttccttgttttctgttcCATTCTCTGACAAGTCACAAgtctgaaaggaaaattaaaccaCTACCAGAGAGAGATTCTTGCACAGCTGAGTCTTCCTTAGAGCATTCCAATAATTGatgtaaatattaattaaaaaaaaaaaatagattctttGACTGACTTATTCTTGACAAGCTTTGGAGTTGGTACTCTACTCACCCAGTAGGCCTGTCTTGAATCTCAAGCACGGTTGCTTGATTAATACAAGCAGCCTCGTAAAGGTGAGGCCCAGTTACTGCCTTCTATCACCCTTTTGTGAAATGTAGTTCTGGTAGCCGTGCTGTTGTCTTCTTTCATAACGTCTTGCTTTATTTGGTTTTATCCGCAAGAAGGATATCTGTAAAAGGACACGTAGTTACTGAGCAATGATCTCTTATGGCAGAAGCATCAGAGCAACTAACTcctgaggaagaggctgaggagacagaaGCTTGGGCTAAGCCACTTAGCCAGCTGTGGCAGAATCGGCCGCCCAATTTTGAGGCCGAAAAAGAATACAATCGGACCATGGCTCAGCAGTCTCCGTACTGTGCTGTTTGTATGCTGTTTCAGACGTACCAGGTATGTAGCCCAGGTTTTTTATAGCAGAAGTGACTGAATAGGTTGCTGCTGTGGTGCTTAGTTTTAAAATTGTTGCTTTGTATATTGCTAGCTAGCAAAAGCCCTGTCAGTGTTGCAGTCTTCCCAAGGAATTGTTCCAAGAGAGCATGATTCGGTGAACCTCCCTGTGTCCCCAGGATGCTCTGCATGGGGGTTCCCAAAGACATACTCAGCTGTTTCACAGAAGCTTGTATGTAGAAAGTTCTTTTGCTTAGAACCACAAAACAGAGCTTGAATGTTGCTGGAGTTGATTATAAAATCCCGTTTGTCTTTTCCAGACTGACACCTTtactttttaagcctttttttctttaaacgttTGAAGTCCACTCGGAGCACAAGGCTTCTGGGGAGGTGGCAAAGAGGAAAACCTTTCTCTTAAGTAAAACTAGTTAAATGCCATCCACATACACGTGTAATTTATCATAGGTAGAGTGCTGTCTTCTCTTGGAGTACATCCATATTGGCAGTAGCACACGTAAATGTGCTTTAACAAAGTGGAGTTGTGGGAATGTACAGCTTGGGATGGACTGCAAAATCTATTTGGCATGTTGAGTAAATGTATAGGCAGGAATCCCATGCTGAACCTCTCGCTGTACCTGAGCTAGATAACTTTAAGATGGCTTGAATAGCTGTCCGATGGCATGTTCCAACTGCAGCTTAGATAGTTTGGCCCTTCCCCTTTCATGAGCTAAGCGTATTTGATTCATCTGAGATCACTGTGCGAGTACGGTGGCTCTGAAAACATGTAGACCCTAGTTCTGGAAATAAAAACTTCAAATTCTTATTGAAGCTTTACATTGTATGTGGTTCCTAACTTATATGAAAACCTTTACAGTTCCTGTTTGACTTTGACATTTCTACCTGCTAGGAAGTTCTTGTTAGGACTGGCAATTCTACAAAGAAGCTGCATAGTACACAGGAATTTCATTGGCACTGGCAGCGTATACAGTTGATAATTTGAGAATAATTCAAATTCTTTCGGCTTCATTTTCAGTTATAAATGCTAAAAGCCAAAAACCAGCTGTAGGTTTTCAGATATCTGTCTACACCACACAGCAAAGCAGAAACTGTTCCAAGAACTGAGGGGTGGTTAGTGTCTCCAAGTCTATAGTTTGAGGAGTCACTTCATGAGGTTCAAATAGAAAATGTGCACAGCATGCACAAAATGCCAAGCAAgtacttccttttgctttatgtgaagaagaagaaaggtctcattttcttctaatttgtTTTAGATTTCCTTAGTCATTTAGTCTTTTGCTTGACATGCAGTGTTCAGTGTTAAATAGATACGTTTTAAGGAATCTGAATAAACAAGACGTGTTGGAAATGTTTCAATCCAGTCCAAGCCATGGTCCTGTgccagagcttttttttcccccctagctTTTGATGTACTATAAGAGGGACAGTGCAGCTTCATTCTACTAAAGCACTTTGTgtttgtaatatatatatatttttttttaaaagatgaggcAAGCTGCTTCTTGGTGGCCTGTAAGGTACAAAGgatattttgatgtattttttcaaagagaaagatTGGCTTCTATTTAGCTGTTAAGAAGGGTAACTTGAGTGGAAGTGTATCTGTGTACGCTTTACATGTAATTGATGTTTAGTTTGACGTTGGTTTAGATTAACCTGAAAGTCTCCTGGTCTTTCATTGGGAAACGGCATTTTTAGTCTGCCTATTTCCCAGGAGCCATATTAGTTTCAAAACCTGCTAGACTTGTTCCCAGCTAGACCATGAAACAATAATGGGGATTCAAATAAATACATGCTCATGTAACCGTACATGAACCAATACTGAGGTAAGATCGatgagcagtgctgggggagatGGAGCGGAGGTGTTTGCAGTGGAGCATGGAGTGGGCTGGTGATTTCAGAGTGAACCTTCTGTCAAAGGAGATGCAGTTTAATGTGTGTCTTGCTGCTCATCGGAGGGATGCTGTTCACACCTTACTCCTAGCCATTTAAGTAGAGAACAGCTTCATTCTGAAGTTGCGATAGCTGAGGATTTTGTGAACAAGTTTTGTTTTCACCTAACCTACTAGCTCTTTAACCCTTCAGCACCTTCATTCTTTCTTTAAACTGGAGTTATATATGGCGTAACAGGGAATAAAGTTGATGTGAAGAAGGCCTTTTTGTTGTAAAACTTAAATTCTTGTCCGTACCCTGCAGGCAGAGTGTGGAGGCCACAGTCAGAACTCTGTAGCAGCTCCAAGTGCTGTAGATGGGAAGATCAGAACCAAACCCCTAATTCCTGAAATGTGCTTTACTACAACTGGCTGCAGCACCGACCTCAATCTCTCAACCCCTTACTTGGAAGAGGATGGAACCAGTGTACTTATCACCTGCAAGAACTGCCATGTCTGTGTTCATGCAAGTGAGTGCATCCAGACTTAACTCTAAGTTCAAGTGTTCTCTGTAGTAAGTCTGTACAAAATAACAAGCCTCTCCCAATCTGTTAATCTACAAATAGACTTAAGTTCAGCCCCCATATGAATGGTGAATACTTGCAGCACTGGCCTTTGAATTATTTAACTGGCTGTATGGACCCCTTGAAGTACACAGGACTCAAACCCGGAGCTGTCAATTCCAACTCCTGTGTTACTTCTGGACTCTAGGGGAACGGCTCTGCGTTTAAATGAGTGCTgtttcacacaatcacagaatagttggggttggtgGGGACCCCTGgacatcatctggtccaacccacGGATAAGTTGCTGAGATATGTTTCTGTTCTAGGTTGTTACGGTGTATCCCCTGACAAGGCCACGGAAGACTGGATGTGCTCCAGGTGTACAGAGAATGCCTTAGAAGAGGTAGTTTTTCATAAGACTCTCACAGTTGAAGCTGGTGCAAATGGGAATTTTTTACAAAGTTCATTTCCGTACTGTTGTATTTTTGACTCCCTGTTGTGAAAAGCAGGCAATTCAGAGAAAGCTTTAGGAGTCAGTCTCTTGTATTTTGGCTTATTTTAAGCCAGCAGTCATGAAATCCTTTTAGTTGGTGCAAAGCTGCTGAGCTCAGGCCAGCCATAGAGACGATGGTTGTATGAACGTTGGAATGACTCCTTTGTTCTTAACATATGGCAGCTACTATTTCTAGAGCAGAAAGTAACGTCTGTCATGTAACCAGGAATGTGTGCACACGTGAAGAAGGCAAGAATGAAAGTATTCCTTTGAACATTTGCATAGGCTCTAGGTCAGCAGAAGGGATTAACCTTTTGAATTTTATCTGCTCATGCTTGTTCCAGATCCTTGTAGACATCCTCAAGGGAGATAGTGTTGCCTTTGT
This genomic window contains:
- the KDM4A gene encoding lysine-specific demethylase 4A isoform X2; translated protein: MASELESLNPSARIMTFRPTMEQFRDFSRYIAYVESQGAHRAGLAKIVPPKEWKPRRCYDDIDELVIPAPIQQVVTGQSGLFTQYNIQKKAMTVREFRRIANSDKYCTPRYTDFEDLERKYWKNLTFNAPIYGADVNGTLYEKHVDAWNIGRLNTILDIVENESGITIEGVNTPYLYFGMWKTSFAWHTEDMDLYSINYLHFGEPKSWYSIPPEHGKRLERLAKGFFPGSAQSCEAFLRHKMTLISPSILKKYGIPFDKVTQEAGEFMITFPYSYHAGFNHGFNCAESTNFATLRWIEYGKQSVLCSCRKDMVKISMDVFVRKYQPDRYKLWKAGKDVTVIDHTLPTPEAAEFLKGDLIQKVKNGKQCAEEMETGETCKEEVDEDETKSVPKHRIGTKRHRVCLEVPQEVSESEAFPKEELSSVQYEVDVAEPPVRPTSGLVQPDRVDSSAKFEELKTVKLEEEEEEEQEAAALDLSISHASNSTSVLPASKLSSTSSVQPSSPAYSGSSDCESTDLLPKRTLPGPAGVLTVHSYAKGDASGSDSEQTSGKKASATASVNEQELAEVAKEYIRSMKESKKSKGRRQPLSKLPRHHPLLVKDCISDDEASEQLTPEEEAEETEAWAKPLSQLWQNRPPNFEAEKEYNRTMAQQSPYCAVCMLFQTYQAECGGHSQNSVAAPSAVDGKIRTKPLIPEMCFTTTGCSTDLNLSTPYLEEDGTSVLITCKNCHVCVHASCYGVSPDKATEDWMCSRCTENALEEDCCLCSLRGGALQRANDDKWVHVMCAVAVLEAKFVNIAERSPVDVSKIPLQRFRLKCIFCKKRRKRIAGCCVQCSHGRCPTSFHVSCAQSAGVMMQPDDWPFVVFITCFRHKIPSQAERAKAALQDLSPGQIVISKHKNGRFYQCEVVSLAKETFYEVNFDDGSFSDNLYPEDIVSRDCLQLGPPAEGEVVQVRWTDGQVYGAKFVASHAIQMYQVEFEDGSQLMVKRDDVYTLEEELPKRVKSRLSIASDMRFTEIFAEKEVRQERKRQRVINSRYREDYIEPALYRAIME
- the KDM4A gene encoding lysine-specific demethylase 4A isoform X4 → MASELESLNPSARIMTFRPTMEQFRDFSRYIAYVESQGAHRAGLAKIVPPKEWKPRRCYDDIDELVIPAPIQQVVTGQSGLFTQYNIQKKAMTVREFRRIANSDKYCTPRYTDFEDLERKYWKNLTFNAPIYGADVNGTLYEKHVDAWNIGRLNTILDIVENESGITIEGVNTPYLYFGMWKTSFAWHTEDMDLYSINYLHFGEPKSWYSIPPEHGKRLERLAKGFFPGSAQSCEAFLRHKMTLISPSILKKYGIPFDKVTQEAGEFMITFPYSYHAGFNHGFNCAESTNFATLRWIEYGKQSVLCSCRKDMVKISMDVFVRKYQPDRYKLWKAGKDVTVIDHTLPTPEAAEFLKGDLIQKVKNGKQCAEEMETGETCKEEVDEDETKSVPKHRIGTKRHRVCLEVPQEVSESEAFPKEELSSVQYEVDVAEPPVRPTSGLVQPGEQGLKLPGNRVDSSAKFEELKTVKLEEEEEEEQEAAALDLSISHASNSTSVLPASKLSSTSSVQPSSPAYSGSSDCESTDLLPKRTLPGPAGVLTVHSYAKGDASGSDSEQTSGKKASATASVNEQELAEVAKEYIRSMKESKKSKGRRQPLSKLPRHHPLLVKDCISDDEASEQLTPEEEAEETEAWAKPLSQLWQNRPPNFEAEKEYNRTMAQQSPYCAVCMLFQTYQAECGGHSQNSVAAPSAVDGKIRTKPLIPEMCFTTTGCSTDLNLSTPYLEEDGTSVLITCKNCHVCVHASCYGVSPDKATEDWMCSRCTENALEEDCCLCSLRGGALQRANDDKWVHVMCAVAVLEAKFVNIAERSPVDVSKIPLQRFRLKCIFCKKRRKRIAGCCVQCSHGRCPTSFHVSCAQSAGVMMQPDDWPFVVFITCFRHKIPSQAERAKAALQDLSPGQIVISKHKNGRFYQCEVVSLAKETFYEVNFDDGSFSDNLYPEDIVSRDCLQLGPPAEGEVVQVRWTDGQVYGAKFVASHAIQMYQVEFEDGSQLMVKRDDVYTLEEELPKRVKSRLSIASDMRFTEIFAEKEVRQERKRQRVINSRYREDYIEPALYRAIME